The Aerococcaceae bacterium DSM 111021 region AATCATTCAATAAAGATGATGTTTCCTTACGTGACAAATACTTAGTTCGTTTAGGAATAATTAACTTTGGATTTGCTCGTGCCATAATAACAATAACCACAGCAATAACTAACCAAATTACCGCTAAACTTAACCAGAATTCCCATCCACTAATCTGTAGTAAGGGAATCTCGTTTAAAGCTAAAGGTGATAACCAAAATCTTATAACCATAAAGCCAACTGTCGATAACAATGAGCCCGTAAAGATATTTAAGTACATTGATGAATATCTTCGGTTGTTAAGTGTTTTTTGAGTGTATTTGGCGAATAACCCAGCAAAGGCAACTGAAAGTAGCGGCAACACTTCTTCAAGTATGATTGCTAACCAATTCGTCATTCCCTGCCTTGTAAAACCAATTATTAACCCAGCAAGTAAAGCAGATAAAATTGCTGTTGGTGAGCCAAAACGGTAAGCTAGCCAAACTAATGGCAACATGGCTATCCCTATATAATCGCCTGGTACGAATGAGCTAACATATTGTGATGCAACTGCTAAGATTAAGCTAAGAACAATTGCAAATAAACTATCCATAAGAATACTTCTTGTACGCTGATTCATTCTATACCTCCCTATTTTTCTTCTTTATTAGGTTGATAATTAGAAGCTTCCATAATTATCGGTAATACAACTGGACGACGTTGAGTTTCTTTGTACAAGTATTTACCAATTTTTTCTCGAAGATCACCCTTCAGTTCACTCCAATCAAAATTTTCACCTTTTAGATGATCATCTAAAATATCAAGTGTCATATCAGAACACGCTTCGATCAAATCGATACTAGTCTTCATATAAACAAACCCACGTGATGTTATTTGTGGACCAACTAGTACACGACCTAACCGTCGTGATATCGTAGCTACGACTACAAAAATACCATCTTCACTTAAAATACGACGATCTCGTAAGACTACATTACCGATATCTCCAACACCAATACCATCGACTAGAACATTTCCAGCAGGTACTTGTGCAGTCATTGTCATCTTGCCATTGTTATATTCAATAACATCCCCAATATAAGGAAGGAAAATTTGATTTTGCTCATAACCAACTTCATTAGCTAAACTCGCATGAGCCGCTAACATTCTTGATTCCCCATTAACTGGAATAATATATTTAGGTTTAATGAAGTTCATCATCATCTTTAAGTCTGTTTGACTCGCATGACCAGATGTTTTAAAGTTGTCCGTTACTGTTTTTACAGTTCCACCAGCTTTATAAATCATATCTTTTGTTTTAGCAATAACTGTCTCCATTGCTGTCGATGGAGTAGTCGCTAAGTAAACTAAATCATCTTCTTTAATATTAATTAATGAATGACGATTAGTTGCCATTAACTGAACGTTTTTAATCGGTTCTCCAACATCCCCTGTTTCTAATACAATGATTTCATTGTCAGGTGTATTACTTAAGTCTTTGACTTGACCAATAACATCTTTACTTGGAATTTCAATTTTGTTTAATTGAATCGCGATGTCTACAATCTTATACAATTGGTCGTCAGCTAAGAAAATAGTTCTTCCAGAATCTTTGGCTGCATAAAGCAGCTGTTGGATTCGAGCAATATTACTTCCAATTGAAGCAACAATCACTCGACCATTCTCATTGCGGAAAACTTCGGTCATATCTGCTGTAATCTTTTTATCACTCACTGATTGGATAGGGTTTTCTGCATCAGCAGAGTCGCTTAGTAAAGCTAAAACGCCTGC contains the following coding sequences:
- a CDS encoding energy-coupled thiamine transporter ThiT — protein: MNQRTRSILMDSLFAIVLSLILAVASQYVSSFVPGDYIGIAMLPLVWLAYRFGSPTAILSALLAGLIIGFTRQGMTNWLAIILEEVLPLLSVAFAGLFAKYTQKTLNNRRYSSMYLNIFTGSLLSTVGFMVIRFWLSPLALNEIPLLQISGWEFWLSLAVIWLVIAVVIVIMARANPKLIIPKRTKYLSRKETSSLLND
- a CDS encoding ribonuclease J — its product is MSTIKIIPLGGVREEGKNLYVVEVNESIFVLDCGLVFPEEELLGIDAVIPDFTYLIEKKDQIVGIFLTHGHDDAMGALPYLLDKINAPVFGTELTIELATISAKAQGLHQHIENFFKIDEDVEIEFEDATVSFFRTTHTIPGSLGIVVSTDEGSIVYTGDFKFDPSSSEQYSTNYGRLTDIGEAGVLALLSDSADAENPIQSVSDKKITADMTEVFRNENGRVIVASIGSNIARIQQLLYAAKDSGRTIFLADDQLYKIVDIAIQLNKIEIPSKDVIGQVKDLSNTPDNEIIVLETGDVGEPIKNVQLMATNRHSLINIKEDDLVYLATTPSTAMETVIAKTKDMIYKAGGTVKTVTDNFKTSGHASQTDLKMMMNFIKPKYIIPVNGESRMLAAHASLANEVGYEQNQIFLPYIGDVIEYNNGKMTMTAQVPAGNVLVDGIGVGDIGNVVLRDRRILSEDGIFVVVATISRRLGRVLVGPQITSRGFVYMKTSIDLIEACSDMTLDILDDHLKGENFDWSELKGDLREKIGKYLYKETQRRPVVLPIIMEASNYQPNKEEK